TAATAACGGCTCTAAAACCGTGGTAAATATTGAACGCATAGAAGAACCGCATCTCACAGTTGATGGTGAACAAATAGACATCCTGGGGTTAATGCGAGGCGACGCTGAGCATGAAGCCATTTTGTGGATTCCATCCATTAAAACGCTAGTCGCTGGTGATTTGGTTTTCTCCGATGCACATGTTTGGGTAGCTGATGCTCGATTCCCAGAGGATCGACAGGCATGGCTTGATAATCTCGACACATTAGAAGCATTGAAACCAGAAGTCATCATCCCTGGGCATGCTCCAAATGACAGACCTTACAATCCAAATGGTATCAAATTTACACGATGTTATTTGAAAGATTTTATGCATCATCTCACAGAATCAACAGATTCTGCCAACCTAATAGCTAGAATGGAACAACTTTATCCAGACCTGGTAGTGCATATTTGTTTAGAATTGAGTGCCAAAATTTTAAAAGATAAATACCGTTGGGAAGGCGACTGGCCTCATTCACTTCGCGACACGGATGCTGTAATCTGAAACATCGAGTAAAAAGCAGAGATGCTGGTTTTCGTACTCTTTCTTCTATTGAGGCCCATATTTAAAAAAGGGGAAGGCAAAGGCGATTCGTATATCCAATATCTCAGCCAAACCGAGGCATGGAGTCCTGTACATCTGGGAAAGGTGAGTTCATGGCTCTTATTAGTACAAACTACAAAAAAATCAGTTAAATTTTATATATTTAGCGAAATAGGGAAGTATAATATTAGAAAAATGCAGGATGTCAAAACTAGGAGGAAATCATGGGCCGACTCGTTCATTTCGAAATTCATGTAGATGACATGGAACGTGCCAAGAAGTTTTATGGCGAGGTATTTGGATGGACATTTGAGGATTGGAGTGACTATGCTGGAACGCCTTATTTTGGAGCTGTGACAGGCGATGCAAATGAACCCGGAATCAACGGGGCTTTGATGCAGCGTCAAGGTGCTTCCCCCCAACCTAGTCAGGCTATGAATGGTTATGCATGCACTATGGGAGTGGAAGATTACGATTCTACTGAAACAAAAATTCTTAATCTTGGAGGCAAACTTGCACTGCCAAAGCATGCACTGCCTGGAATGGCGTGGCAAGGGTATTACATGGACACAGAAGGAAATATTTTTGGTATTCATCAGCCAGATGAGCATGCAAAATAGAGTTATACAACAATAGCCCGACCTCACACGGTCGGGCTATTATACGTTCGTTCAAGTAGCGATAGAGCGTCTGTCGGTAAACAATACAGCTACGGAAAAGGACCTGAGCATTCATCAGAGTTAGAGCAAGTTAAGGCACAAAATTAATCATAAACATGTGCAAATCAATTCGGTGTTTTGGTCCCTATCTCATCAGATAATCTATTTCAATTCCATGTAATAAAGATTTGTAGGACTATCTTTTGTAATGGTATGTGCGCCAGGAGCAAGTGATACGCTGACAATACCATCAGTTATTGGATAACTGGTTCCATCAACCTTGATTTTTGTTCCGTCTGCTGAACTAAACACCAAT
This DNA window, taken from Paenibacillus kribbensis, encodes the following:
- a CDS encoding MBL fold metallo-hydrolase, giving the protein MTSQLQTKVFISSDQHDGFGVSSTIIYGPTEALLFDAQFSRSNALRLVAEILETGRELKQIFISHFHPDHYLGLGVIKEAFPNARVMAYKEVAEEANAAFSFKIDYWGTEVLGNNGSKTVVNIERIEEPHLTVDGEQIDILGLMRGDAEHEAILWIPSIKTLVAGDLVFSDAHVWVADARFPEDRQAWLDNLDTLEALKPEVIIPGHAPNDRPYNPNGIKFTRCYLKDFMHHLTESTDSANLIARMEQLYPDLVVHICLELSAKILKDKYRWEGDWPHSLRDTDAVI
- a CDS encoding VOC family protein; protein product: MGRLVHFEIHVDDMERAKKFYGEVFGWTFEDWSDYAGTPYFGAVTGDANEPGINGALMQRQGASPQPSQAMNGYACTMGVEDYDSTETKILNLGGKLALPKHALPGMAWQGYYMDTEGNIFGIHQPDEHAK